The DNA sequence GGCTTGCAGCAGTAAtgtgttttatgtttttctttgttttccagACTTGGAGGGTAAAGTGTTCATCTTCCCTAGAGAAGGCAGCTTAGATCATGTCATTCTGAAACCTACAATTACAAAGCCATTGCAGAAAGTCAGCCTCTGTCTAAATGTCTACAGTGATCTTTCACGTGCTTATAGTCCCTTCTCTCTCACTACTACAGAAAGTAGAAATGCTTTTGTATTCTTGTCAAAATCTCCAAACCTCTATTTTGTAGCTGTAAATGGACAACAAGTCAATATTAAGACAGACTCGGATTCCTTGAACTGGAGACACATCTGTGTGACCTGGGATTCTGACACTGGTGTGGTCCAATTTTGGGCCAATGGAAAACTCTACCCCAGAAGAGTCTTATCAAAAGGATCTTCTATCAATGGTGTAACCAGCATTGTTCTGGGACAGGTTCATAATAATTTGGGGGAAATTTCTGCTTCTTCTTATTCATTGTTTGGAGAAATAAGTGATGTCCACATGTGGGATGTTGTTCTGACTCCAAGAGACATCCAGAAAGTCATCTCTGGTGACCGCTATGGAAATGTCATTAGTTG is a window from the Aquarana catesbeiana isolate 2022-GZ linkage group LG03, ASM4218655v1, whole genome shotgun sequence genome containing:
- the LOC141133713 gene encoding C-reactive protein-like, whose protein sequence is MRSVCTLLSMVPYSSCLIFRGMELRVLLFLVVIPASWAQEDLEGKVFIFPREGSLDHVILKPTITKPLQKVSLCLNVYSDLSRAYSPFSLTTTESRNAFVFLSKSPNLYFVAVNGQQVNIKTDSDSLNWRHICVTWDSDTGVVQFWANGKLYPRRVLSKGSSINGVTSIVLGQVHNNLGEISASSYSLFGEISDVHMWDVVLTPRDIQKVISGDRYGNVISWKSLVYEMKGEVLLQPKLQCKSCGSVSSLCTPCY